The Halobaculum magnesiiphilum genome contains the following window.
GACCTCGATCACCTCACAGCCGCGGTCGCCGGTGAGGAACCGCCCCACCTCCTCCGGGTCGCCGACGGTCGCCGAGAGGCCGATCCGCTGGAAGTCGCCCGCGAGTCGACGGACCCGCTCCAGGCCGACGGTCAACTGCGCCCCCCGCTTCGAGGCCGCCAACTCGTGAACCTCGTCGACGACGACGTGATCCACGTCCGCGAGGGCCGCGCGGAGCTTCTCTCCCGTCAACATCGCCTGGAGCGTCTCCGGCGTCGTCACCAGCACGTCCGGCGGGTCGTTCGCCTGCTTGCTCCGCTGGTAGTCGCTGGTGTCGCCGTGGCGAACCTGTACGTCGAGGTCGAGGTAGTCGCCCCACCACTCCAGGCGCTCGCGCATGTCGCGGTTGAGCGCCCGCAGCGGCGTCACGTACAGCGCGCCGAGCCCCTCGGGGCGAGTCTCCGCCAATGCCGACAGCACGGGCAGCATCGCCGTCTCCGTCTTGCCGGTCCCGGTCGGGGCGATGACGAGGGCGTCCTTTCCGTCCGCAAGCGGCGGGATCGCCCGTCGCTGCGGCGCCGTCGGCGTCGCGAACCCCCGCTCGGAGAGGGCCGATCGCACCTCCTCGCCCAGCGCCGCGAAGGCGTCCATCCCCGTCGCTCGCGGCGTGTCGCTCATCGACGCGGATTGCGTCGCGAGCCGGTTAAGCGTCGCGCTCCCGGCGCTTGCCGGCCGCCTCGTTCCCGGCGCTCGGACCGCGCGTTACTCCCGGCTGACGGCGATGTTTCGGACGGCGCCGTCGCACTCCGGACACGTCCCCGGGTGGCTGTTCGACCGGGTCCGCGTTCCGCAGCCGAGGCACTCGAACACGCCCTCAGACGGGGTATAGGGGTCGATATCGTTTGTCGGCATGTCACACCGTATCATCCCCGAGGTTGTAACTGTTTCCTGCGAATCACTATGAGTAGTACTAGGTGTAAAAGGAGTGACGGTGAACGAACGTCCATTTCTATCCGCTACAGCAGCTCCTCCTCGGCCAACTCGACGGCCTTGCGAACGGCGCCCACCGAGGTGAGGTAGCCGGCGCCGACGCCCGCCTTCGACGCCTTCGCGGCCGCGCCGGTGAGCACTGTCGGTCCCAACTGCGCGACGGCGCCGTCGCCGACGGAGACGAGCCACCCGGGCACGTCGAAGCGATAACTGGCGAGCCGCGGCGCGAAGTC
Protein-coding sequences here:
- a CDS encoding rubrerythrin-like domain-containing protein, with translation MPTNDIDPYTPSEGVFECLGCGTRTRSNSHPGTCPECDGAVRNIAVSRE